In Chrysoperla carnea chromosome 2, inChrCarn1.1, whole genome shotgun sequence, the following proteins share a genomic window:
- the LOC123292803 gene encoding uncharacterized protein LOC123292803 has translation MREQTIQRRPSPKKRLVTTKLVKKKIKPMLVTTKSVKCKPSPVKTTKVVTGNTTKKKIIKKIADDSEKKEVKKSLAKVITKKPVKVIKKVIDKKINETSKLK, from the exons ATGCGGGAACAAACCATTCAAAGGAGACCGTCTCCTAAAAAACGTTTGGTTACAACCAAattagtaaaaaagaaaataaaaccaatGCTGGTCACTACTAAGAGTGTCAAGTGTAAACCTAGTCCTGTTAAAACTACAAAAGTTGTTACCGGAAATAcaactaaaaagaaaattattaaaaaaatagcagaTGATTCGGAgaaaaaagaagttaaaaaatcaCTAGCAAAAGTTATTACCAAAAAACCGGTGAAAgtcataaaaaaagtaattgataaaaaaattaatgagactTCAAAA ttgaaatag